One Glycine max cultivar Williams 82 chromosome 3, Glycine_max_v4.0, whole genome shotgun sequence DNA window includes the following coding sequences:
- the LOC100789158 gene encoding protein trichome birefringence-like 35, whose amino-acid sequence MQRWKWNRKKPPIFPLLVLILLFFIAFSTLHSEHTIQRIHENPDHVHNHQEVSSATFVKPNLSGHLKQAPEVLDRFSRCNSTVEYSGRKIAWLGDSRHSGHWSARPESCDVFSGKWVFDNVSHPLYNESDCPYMSDQLACHKHGRSDLGYQYWRWQPHNCNLKRWNVKEMWEKLRGKRLMFVGDSLNRGQWISMVCLLQSVIPADKRSMSPNAHLTIFRAEEYNATVEFLWAPLLAESNSDDPVNHRLDERIIRPDTVLRHASLWENADILVFNTYLWWRQGPVKLLWTHEENGACEELDGHGAMELAMGAWADWVSSKVDPLKKRVFFVTMSPTHLWSREWKPGSEGNCYGEKDPIDNEGYWGSGSDLPTMSTVEKILSNLSSKVSVINITQLSEYRKDGHPSIFRKFWEPLRPEQLSNPPSYSDCIHWCLPGVPDVWNELLFHFL is encoded by the exons ATGCAGAGGTGGAAGTGGAACAGAAAGAAACCCCCCATTTTCCCTTTGCTTGtgcttattttattgtttttcataGCCTTCTCAACCCTCCACAGTGAACACACCATACAACGAATCCATGAAAATCCAGATCATGTTCACAACCACCAAGAAGTTTCTTCAGCCACCTTTGTCAAACCAAACCTCTCTGGTCACCTAAAGCAAGCACCAG AGGTTTTGGATAGATTCAGTAGATGCAACTCCACTGTGGAGTATAGTGGCCGGAAAATTGCTTGGCTCGGCGATTCTCGGCATTCCGGTCACTGGAGTGCGAGGCCGGAGAGTTGTGATGTTTTTTCAGGCAAATGGGTGTTTGATAATGTTTCACATCCACTTTACAATGAGTCAGATTGCCCTTACATGTCTGACCAATTGGCCTGTCACAAGCATGGGAGGTCTGATTTGGGGTACCAGTATTGGAGATGGCAGCCACATAACTGCAATTTGAAGAG ATGGAACGTGAAAGAAATGTGGGAGAAGTTGAGAGGTAAAAGGCTAATGTTTGTTGGAGATTCACTAAATAGAGGGCAATGGATATCTATGGTATGTTTGTTACAATCAGTAATTCCTGCTGATAAGAGATCAATGTCACCAAATGCCCATCTCACCATTTTCAGAGCAGAG GAGTACAATGCGACTGTGGAATTTCTCTGGGCTCCTCTTCTTGCTGAATCTAATTCTGATGATCCAGTAAATCACAGACTAGATGAACGGATAATTCGTCCTGATACGGTTCTTAGACATGCATCACTGTGGGAAAATGCTGATATACTAGTTTTTAATACATACTTGTGGTGGAGACAAGGCCCAGTCAAGCTATT ATGGACTcatgaagaaaatggagcttGTGAAGAATTGGATGGGCATGGAGCCATGGAGTTAGCCATGGGAGCCTGGGCAGATTGGGTATCTTCTAAAGTCGATCCCCTTAAGAAGCGTGTCTTTTTTGTGACCATGTCACCTACTCATCTCTG GAGTCGAGAGTGGAAACCAGGAAGCGAGGGAAACTGTTATGGGGAGAAGGACCCCATTGACAATGAGGGCTACTGGGGAAGTGGCTCAGATTTGCCCACAATGAGCACTGTGGAGAAGATCCTAAGCAATTTGAGCTCAAAAGTTTCTGTCATCAACATTACTCAACTATCAGAGTATAGAAAGGATGGCCATCCTTCCATTTTTCGCAAATTTTGGGAGCCCCTTCGCCCGGAACAATTGTCAAATCCCCCATCTTACTCTGATTGCATACATTGGTGCTTGCCTGGGGTACCTGATGTGTGGAATGAGTTACTATTCCATTTTTTGTAG